One region of Streptomyces rishiriensis genomic DNA includes:
- a CDS encoding peptidoglycan-binding protein: MANPLSADALVSALRAEGVSVVEHSGWRTNNRNHKGSWGPVNGVVIHHTVTSGTSNSVSMCFDGHSALPGPLCHGVIAKDGTVHLVGNGRANHAGSGDGDVLRAVIAEKALPAPDENDTDGNVHFYGFECVNLGDGKDPWPAVQLEAMVRASAALCRAHGWSAASVIGHKEWTNKKIDPRGFAMTDFRTRVTARLGKPTTPGTGTGAGTSEPRYQPFPGAAWFRKNPKSAIVTALGRRLVAVGCSAYASGPGPQWTEADRLSYAKWQRKLGYTGSAADGWPGATSWAALKVPYSS; encoded by the coding sequence ATGGCCAACCCCCTCTCGGCCGACGCCCTCGTGTCCGCACTGCGGGCCGAGGGCGTCAGCGTCGTCGAGCATTCCGGCTGGCGCACCAACAACCGTAACCACAAGGGAAGTTGGGGACCGGTCAACGGCGTGGTCATCCACCACACCGTCACCTCCGGCACCAGCAACAGCGTCAGTATGTGCTTCGACGGCCACTCCGCCCTGCCCGGCCCGCTCTGCCACGGCGTGATCGCCAAGGACGGCACGGTCCACCTCGTCGGCAACGGTCGCGCCAACCACGCGGGAAGCGGCGACGGTGACGTCCTGCGCGCCGTCATCGCCGAGAAGGCACTGCCCGCGCCCGACGAGAACGACACGGACGGCAACGTCCACTTCTACGGCTTCGAGTGCGTCAACCTCGGCGACGGCAAGGACCCCTGGCCGGCGGTCCAGCTGGAGGCCATGGTCCGCGCCTCCGCCGCGCTGTGCCGGGCCCACGGCTGGTCGGCCGCCTCCGTGATCGGCCACAAGGAGTGGACGAACAAGAAGATCGACCCGCGCGGCTTCGCGATGACCGACTTCCGCACCAGGGTCACCGCCCGGCTGGGCAAGCCCACCACCCCGGGCACCGGTACGGGCGCCGGCACGAGCGAGCCGCGGTACCAGCCCTTCCCCGGCGCCGCCTGGTTCCGGAAGAACCCGAAGTCGGCGATCGTCACCGCGCTGGGCAGGCGCCTGGTCGCCGTCGGCTGTTCCGCCTACGCCTCGGGGCCCGGCCCGCAGTGGACCGAGGCCGACCGGCTCTCCTACGCCAAGTGGCAGCGCAAGCTCGGTTACACCGGTTCCGCCGCCGACGGCTGGCCGGGCGCCACGTCCTGGGCGGCGCTCAAGGTCCCCTACAGCTCCTGA
- a CDS encoding ATP-binding protein: protein MDIDPTQPWGLVIDYAGRATLTESGHTIHVNVSDTSLSSVIGPDSISGTYSPVNVTAQFTETGEGGAVLRGTGRITVMPVGADPVVPDPTAVRQAVAAALTDFATNAAAYVALCARWQPDDGAENGDGDGTTPDPATEPDPATEADPETAADPAAEAATETGTLTAATTGTGADDPAMV from the coding sequence ATGGACATCGACCCCACCCAGCCCTGGGGCCTCGTGATCGACTACGCGGGCCGGGCCACCCTCACCGAGAGCGGCCACACGATCCACGTCAACGTCTCCGACACCAGCCTCAGCTCGGTCATCGGCCCCGACTCGATCAGCGGGACCTACTCGCCGGTCAACGTCACCGCCCAGTTCACCGAGACCGGGGAGGGCGGCGCGGTCCTGCGCGGCACCGGCCGCATCACGGTCATGCCCGTCGGCGCGGACCCCGTCGTCCCCGACCCGACGGCCGTCCGGCAAGCGGTCGCCGCGGCCCTGACCGACTTCGCGACGAACGCGGCGGCGTACGTCGCCCTCTGCGCCCGGTGGCAGCCGGACGACGGCGCCGAGAACGGTGACGGCGACGGCACCACTCCGGACCCCGCGACCGAACCGGACCCGGCCACCGAGGCCGATCCCGAGACCGCCGCCGACCCGGCCGCCGAGGCAGCCACCGAAACCGGCACCCTCACCGCGGCCACCACCGGCACCGGCGCCGACGACCCCGCCATGGTCTGA